A genome region from Anopheles stephensi strain Indian chromosome 2, UCI_ANSTEP_V1.0, whole genome shotgun sequence includes the following:
- the LOC118503390 gene encoding probable peroxisomal acyl-coenzyme A oxidase 1, protein MPASTVNKDLQAERDKGSFDKNEFTLWWVGGKEKLKEKQDLETFLANDPDFHNETPIHFLSHKELYEETIRQATSIFRKVRKFHEDRGNGDPSNYMQILGGLLGNGIIRQGNPLGIHFAMFVPALLGHGSPEQQAEWLPRALKCQMLGTYAQTELGHGTFLRGLETTATYDERTQEFVLESPTLSSYKWWPGGLAHTVNYCVVMAQLFSKGKCHGIQPFIVQLRDEDTHMPMKGIVIGEIGNKLGMNGVNNGYLGFEKVRIPRKNMLMKNAKLLADGTFVKPPSQALTYGTMMFVRVIIVRDTALHLAKVATIAVRYSCVRRQSHINPDQPEVQVIDHLTQQYKLFPSIARSIVFKLTSDNLWEMYNQVTSELDQGNLERLPELHAIACCLKAVTTADAAKSVETLRMACGGHGYMTCANFFNTYGFVTAACTYEGENTVLLLQTARYLIKVWNQALKGQPLGPTVQYLNSFIQSRNNRHPWMDTVPGIIKALQTVAAGKLRLANEHIEQRKKAGYTHEEAVNLTSLELASVAEAHCRAFLVQSGYEMIEKLSQKVSPALAKVMRTIGELYAYNEALDSIGSLVRFTSISESDINRLQGKLEAALLAIRPNAVSLVDGFAIPDVLLGSPLGAYDGNVYERLYEEAQKSPLNKEPVNKSFHLYLKPFMRSSL, encoded by the exons atgCCGGCATCCACGGTGAACAAGGATCTGCAGGCCGAACGGGATAAGGGTAGCTTCGACAAGAATGAGTTTACCCTCTGGTGGGTCGGTGGCAAGGAAAAGCTGAAGGAAAAGCAGGACCTAG aaacTTTCCTTGCTAATGATCCGGACTTCCACAACGAAACGCCGATCCATTTCCTGTCCCATAAGGAGCTGTACGAGGAAACGATACGACAAGCGACGTCCATCTTCCGGAAAGTGCGCAAATTCCACGAAGATCGCGGAAATGGCGACCCATCCAATTACAT GCAAATCTTGGGCGGTCTACTGGGCAACGGAATCATTCGGCAGGGCAATCCGCTGGGAATCCATTTCGCCATGTTTGTGCCTGCTTTGCTTGGCCATGGATCACCGGAGCAGCAAGCCGAATGGTTGCCTCGTGCCCTAAAGTGCCAGATGCTGGGAACGTACGCACAAACCGAGCTCGGTCACGGAACGTTCCTGCGTGGGCTGGAAACGACGGCGACGTACGATGAGCGCACGCAAGAATTCGTGCTCGAAAGCCCAACGCTTAGCTCGTACAAATGGTGGCCAGGAGGAT TGGCACACACGGTCAACTACTGCGTGGTGATGGCTCAGCTATTCTCCAAGGGGAAATGTCACGGCATTCAACCGTTCATTGTACAGCTGCGCGACGAGGACACGCACATGCCAATGAAGGGTATCGTGATCGGCGAAATCGGTAACAAGTTGGGCATGAACGGGGTGAACAATGGTTATCTGGGATTCGAAAAGGTGCGCATTCCTCGTAAGAACATGCTGATGAAGAATGCCAAGCTGCTGGCGGACGGTACGTTTGTGAAGCCACCGTCGCAAGCCCTCACCTACGGCACGATGATGTTCGTGCGAGTAATCATCGTGCGCGATACCGCCTTACATCTGGCAAAGGTGGCCACCATCGCCGTGCGCTACTCGTGCGTCCGTCGCCAAAGTCACATTAACCCGGA CCAACCGGAAGTGCAAGTGATAGACCACTTGACGCAGCAGTACAAGCTGTTCCCATCGATTGCGAGAAGCATCGTTTTTAAACTAACGTCGGACAACCTGTGGGAGATGTACAACCAGGTTACGTCGGAATTGGATCAGGGTAATCTGGAGCGTCTGCCGGAACTGCACGCGATTGCTTGCTGCCTGAAGGCGGTTACTACTGCCGATGCAGCCAAGAGCGTAGAAACGCTGCGTATGGCTTGCGGCGGTCATGGATATATGACGTGCGCCAATTTCTTCAATACGTACGGCTTTGTAACGGCGGCTTGTACGTACGAGGGTGAAAATACGGTCCTCCTGCTACAGACTGCCAG ATATTTGATCAAGGTCTGGAACCAGGCGCTCAAGGGACAACCGCTCGGGCCGACGGTGCAATATTTGAATAGCTTCATCCAGAGTCGGAACAATCGTCACCCGTGGATGGATACTGTTCCGGGCATCATAAAGGCATTGCAAACCGTTGCAGCTGG caaacttCGACTTGCAAACGAACACATTGAGCAGCGCAAAAAGGCGGGCTACACGCACGAGGAAGCGGTCAACCTTACCTCGCTCGAGCTGGCCAGCGTTGCCGAAGCTCACTGTCGGGCCTTTTTGGTGCAGTCCGGCTACGAGATGATCGAGAAGCTAAGCCAAAAGGTATCACCAGCTCTGGCAAAGGTGATGCGCACGATCGGTGAGCTGTATGCGTACAACGAAGCGCTCGATTCGATCGGTAGTCTTGTACGG TTTACATCGATCAGCGAGAGTGATATTAACCGACTGCAGGGAAAGCTGGAAGCGGCCCTTTTAGCCATTCGACCCAACGCGGTCAGCCTGGTCGATGGATTCGCTATACCGGACGTTTTGCTCGGGTCGCCGCTTGGAGCCTACGATGGCAACGTGTACGAGCGGCTCTATGAAGAGGCTCAGAAAAGTCCACTCAATAAG GAACCGGTTAACAAATCATTCCATCTTTATCTGAAACCATTCATGCGTTCCAGCTTGTAA
- the LOC118503401 gene encoding 60S ribosomal protein L39, whose translation MASHKTFRIKQKLAKKLKQNRPIPQWIRMRTGNTIRYNAKRRHWRRTKLKL comes from the exons ATG GCGTCCCACAAAACGTTCCGCATCAAGCAAAAGCTTGCCAAGAAGCTGAAGCAAAACAGACCCATTCCGCAATGGATTCGTATGCGCACGGGTAACACCATCCG GTACAACGCCAAGCGCCGTCACTGGAGACGTACCAAGCTGAAGCTGTAA
- the LOC118503400 gene encoding anaphase-promoting complex subunit 10, producing MSVKMGANVCPITEERSGTVREVGGQAVWSLSSCKPGFGVDQLRDNSMETYWQSDGQLPHLVNIQFHRKTTVSQIYIYSDYKLDESYTPSRISIRCGMHFNDLQEVEVVDLCEPSGWVCIPIKEYEEMLMCTFMIQIAVISNHQNGRDTHMRQIRIHSPTEGSQYPLEHHGKFSTLEFAQFRTIR from the exons ATGAGTGTTAAAATGGGAGCTAATGTGTGCCCGATTACCGAGGAACGGTCGGGCACCGTGCGTGAGGTCGGCGGACAAGCAGTTTGGAGTCTTTCCTCGTGTAAGCCAG GATTTGGCGTGGATCAGCTGCGGGACAATTCGATGGAAACGTACTGGCAATCGGACGGACAGTTACCACATCTGGTAAACATTCAATTTCATCGGAAAACGACCGTGAGCCAGATTTACATCTACTCCGACTACAAGCTGGACGAAAGCTACACCCCGAGCCGGATATCAATCCGCTGTGGGATGCACTTCAACGATCTGCAGGAAGTTGAGGTGGTCGACCTTTGCGAACCATCCGGCTGGGTATGCATTCCGATCAAGGAGTACGAGGAAATGCTCATGTGCACGTTCATGATACAGATAGCGGTGATAAGCAATCACCAGAACGGTAGGGATACCCATATGCGCCAGATACGGATCCACTCGCCTACCGAAGGTTCACAATACCCGCTCGAGCATCACGGCAAGTTTAGCACGTTGGAATTCGCCCAGTTTCGTACGATACGCTAG
- the LOC118503389 gene encoding probable peroxisomal acyl-coenzyme A oxidase 1 — protein sequence MPSNSGTINKDLQAERDKCTFNNEEFTLWWVGGETKLKEKRFREDFFLNDPELREKVPLHFLSHKELYEESVRKATVAFRKVRKLQEMGQDGVDNYSALLGGLLGTGILKQGNPLTVHYVMFLPAILGHGTPEQQAEWFGRAWNCEVIGTYAQTELGHGTFLRGLETTATYDERTKEFVLHSPTLTAYKWWPGGLAHTANYCVVMAQLYSKGNCHGIQPFIVQLRDEETHMPLKGITIGEIGNKLGMNGVNNGFLGFDHVRIPRKNMLMKNAKLLEDGTFVKPPSQALTYGTMMFVRVVICRDMAAYLSKAVTIAVRYSAVRRQSHINPDQPEVQVIDHLTQQYKLFPAIAKSIIFKLTSDNLWEMYNQVTSELDKGDLERLPELHAIACCLKAITTADAATGVEACRLACGGHGYMTCSNFYGTYGMVTAACTYEGENTVLLLQTARYLMKAWQQALRGQELVPTVQYLARFLSSNSRRMEWDDSIGGIIRALQTVAAGKLRLAAEHIEQRQKRGATLEEATNQTSIELARTADAHCRAFLVQSGFEMIEKGCETVSPEVAKVLRTIYHLYAYDEALKALGDLLRFTTISESDINRLQAKLEAALAELRPNAVGIVDSFDIPDDVLGSPLGAYDGNVYERLYEEAKKSPLNQEPVNQSFHLYLKPFMKSSL from the exons ATGCCGTCGAACAGTGGAACCATTAACAAAGACCTGCAGGCGGAGCGGGACAAGTGCACTTTCAACAACGAGGAGTTTACCCTGTGGTGGGTCGGTGGGGAAACAAAGCTGAAAGAGAAACGATTCCGAG AGGACTTCTTTCTCAATGATCCCGAGCTGCGGGAGAAAGTGCCTCTGCACTTCCTTTCCCACAAGGAGCTGTACGAGGAATCGGTACGCAAGGCTACGGTTGCGTTCCGCAAGGTTCGCAAGCTGCAGGAAATGGGACAGGACGGTGTGGACAATTACTC TGCCTTGTTAGGTGGACTGCTTGGTACGGGCATTCTGAAGCAGGGCAATCCACTAACCGTGCACTATGTGATGTTTTTGCCGGCCATCCTCGGGCACGGTACACCGGAACAGCAAGCCGAGTGGTTCGGACGCGCCTGGAACTGTGAGGTGATCGGGACGTACGCACAGACCGAGCTCGGCCATGGAACGTTCCTGCGAGGACTGGAAACGACGGCCACGTACGACGAGCGCACGAAAGAGTTTGTGCTTCACAGTCCAACACTAACCGCGTACAAGTGGTGGCCGGGAGGAT TGGCACATACGGCCAACTATTGCGTGGTAATGGCGCAGCTGTACTCCAAAGGAAACTGTCACGGCATTCAACCGTTCATTGTGCAGCTGCGTGACGAAGAGACGCACATGCCGTTGAAAGGCATTACGATCGGTGAGATCGGCAACAAGTTGGGCATGAACGGTGTGAACAATGGGTTCCTTGGGTTCGATCACGTGCGCATTCCCCGGAAGAACATGCTGATGAAGAACGCCAAACTGTTGGAGGATGGTACGTTCGTGAAGCCACCGTCGCAAGCACTCACCTACGGTACGATGATGTTTGTGCGAGTTGTGATCTGTCGTGATATGGCGGCTTACTTGTCGAAAGCGGTAACGATCGCGGTACGCTACTCGGCCGTACGCCGACAGAGTCACATTAACCCGGA CCAACCGGAAGTGCAAGTGATCGACCACTTGACGCAACAGTACAAGCTGTTCCCGGCCATCGCCAAGAGTATCATCTTCAAGCTAACGTCCGACAATCTGTGGGAGATGTACAATCAGGTAACGTCCGAGCTGGACAAGGGTGACCTGGAACGGTTGCCCGAACTGCACGCGATTGCCTGCTGCCTGAAGGCCATCACGACGGCAGATGCGGCCACCGGTGTTGAGGCTTGCCGACTGGCGTGCGGTGGCCACGGCTACATGACGTGCTCCAACTTTTACGGTACCTACGGCATGGTGACGGCCGCTTGTACGTACGAGGGCGAGAatacggtgctgctgcttcaaaCCGCACGCTACTTGATGAAAGCTTGGCAGCAGGCACTCCGTGGACAGGAGCTGGTGCCTACCGTGCAGTATTTGGCTCGGTTTTTGAGCAGCAACAGCCGGCGCATGGAGTGGGACGATTCGATCGGTGGAATTATACGCGCACTGCAAACCGTCGCCGCTGG TAAATTGCGCCTTGCCGCGGAACACATTGAGCAGCGTCAGAAGCGTGGCGCGACGCTGGAGGAAGCAACGAACCAAACGTCGATCGAGCTGGCACGCACAGCCGACGCCCACTGTCGAGCCTTCTTGGTGCAGTCCGGGTTCGAGATGATCGAAAAGGGTTGCGAGACTGTGTCGCCCGAAGTGGCCAAGGTGCTGCGCACCATTTACCATCTGTACGCGTACGATGAAGCACTGAAGGCGCTTGGAGATTTGCTACGG TTCACCACCATATCCGAGAGTGACATTAATCGACTGCAGGCAAAGCTGGAAGCGGCACTTGCGGAACTGCGCCCGAACGCGGTCGGTATCGTTGATTCGTTTGACATACCGGACGATGTGCTGGGATCACCGCTCGGTGCCTATGACGGCAACGTTTACGAGCGACTGTACGAGGAGGCGAAAAAGAGTCCGCTGAATCAG GAACCGGTAAACCAATCATTCCACCTGTATCTGAAACCGTTCATGAAGTCAAGCCTTTAA
- the LOC118503397 gene encoding probable transaldolase, with amino-acid sequence MSSAEPQTKKTKMASSLEQLKQLTTIVADTGDFEAMKTYKPTDATTNPSLILSAAGMEQYQHLIDKAIKHGQKAGTTMEEKVSEAADMLFVLFGCEILKLVPGRVSTEIDARLSFNKEASIAKALKLIALYEEAGVKRDRVLIKLASTWEGIQAASVLEKEHNIHCNLTLLFSFAQAVACAEAGVTLISPFVGRILDWYVANTDQKTFEPEQDPGVISVTKIYNYYKKFGYKTVVMGASFRNVGEIMALAGCDLLTISPKLLGDLEKSAEPVKRYLDADKAASANLEKIQMDEATFRWMLNEDQMSTDKLSDGIRKFAADGRKLETMLRGLLQAAE; translated from the exons ATGAGCAGCGCTGAGCCGCAgacgaagaaaacgaaaatggCTTCGAGTTTGGAACAACTGAAACAGCTCACCACGATCGTGGCCGATACCGGCGACTTCGAGG CGATGAAAACGTACAAGCCCACCGATGCTACGACGAATCCGTCGCTGATTTTGTCTGCTGCCGGCATGGAACAGTATCAGCATCTGATCGATAAGGCCATCAAGCACGGACAAAAGGCGGGAAC CACCATGGAAGAGAAGGTTTCCGAGGCGGCCGATATGCTGTTCGTGCTGTTTGGCTGCGAGATTCTGAAGCTCGTGCCGGGTCGCGTATCGACCGAAATCGATGCGCGGCTTTCCTTCAACAAGGAAGCTTCCATCGCCAAGGCTCTGAAGCTGATCGCTCTGTACGAGGAGGCGGGCGTGAAGCGGGACCGCGTACTGATCAAGTTGGCCTCCACTTGGGAAGGTATCCAGGCGGCAAGCGTACTGGAGAAGGAGCACAACATTCACTGCAATCTCACGCTGCTGTTTTCGTTCGCCCAAGCCGTCGCGTGTGCGGAAGCGGGCGTCACTTTGATTTCCCCGTTCGTTGGCCGTATCCTCGATTGGTACGTGGCAAACACCGACCAGAAAACGTTCGAGCCCGAGCAGGACCCGGGCGTCATCTCGGTGACAAAGATCTACAACTACTACAAGAAGTTTGGCTACAAAACCGTCGTGATGGGTGCTTCGTTCCGTAACGTGGGTGAAATCATGGCGCTGGCTGGGTGCGATCTGCTCACCATCAGCCCGAAGCTGCTGGGCGATCTGGAAAAGAGTGCCGAACCGGTGAAACGCTATCTCGACGCCGACAAGGCCGCATCGGCGAACCTGGAGAAAATCCAAATGGATGAGGCAACATTCCGCTGGATGTTGAATGAGGATCAAATGTCTACCGACAAGCTTTCGGACGGTATTCGCAAGTTTGCTGCCGATGGCCGTAAGCTGGAAACCATGCTCCGTGGCCTGCTGCAGGCCGCTGAGTAA
- the LOC118503398 gene encoding WW domain-binding protein 2-like, with protein sequence MSLNTAHANNGVLIHASEGILIFSDHVTIEFTGHNNGAMKGSKQGRVYLTTHRVIYNSKSETDSLRSFSMPFVSMREVEVEQPVFGANYIKGKVNAQQNGNWEGEAKFKIVFKHGGAIDFGQAMLRAASIAQRNAGNAPPPPYTPPGGEWYAAPPPAYTPNPYGYGWVPGATVFPEQPQPNSIYMHDSPPPYPGIVPGMQGPPGYSYPPQQQQQQFAGGYPHPSAAGGYPVQAGFATGPGAGYPNGNFAQGGYPQPGPSSGAMGFTAPPQPPPNSKEAEAAQSAYYDPNRPQTAYVPPPAYYEPPPSYSSLNKKEQ encoded by the exons ATGTCGCTTAACACTGCACACGCCAACAACGGCGTACTGATACACGCTTCGGAAGG AATACTCATCTTTAGCGATCATGTGACGATTGAGTTTACGGGCCACAACAACGGTGCGATGAAGGGTAGCAAGCAGGGTCGCGTCTATCTGACGACGCACCGGGTCATCTACAACAGCAAGAGCGAAACCGACTCGCTCCGTTCCTTCAGCATGCCGTTCGTGTCGATGCGTGAGGTCGAGGTCGAGCAGCCCGTCTTCGGTGCTAACTACATCAAGGGAAAGGTGAACGCGCAGCAGAACGGCAACTGGGAGGGAGAGGCAAAGTTTAAGATTGTTTTCAAGCACGGTGGTGCGATCGATTTCGGGCAAGCGATGCTCCGGGCTGCGTCCATCGCACAGCGGAACGCGGGCAATGCTCCACCGCCACCGTACACTCCGCCCGGTGGTGAATGGTATGCGGCCCCGCCGCCCGCTTACACGCCGAACCCGTACGGTTACGGATGGGTGCCCGGTGCGACCGTGTTCCCCGAGCAACCGCAACCGAACTCGATCTACATGCACGACAGTCCACCGCCGTACCCGGGAATCGTGCCAGGAATGCAGGGTCCGCCTGGTTATTCTTAcccgccgcagcagcagcagcagcagtttgccGGTGGCTATCCGCATCCTTCGGCAGCGGGCGGTTATCCGGTACAGGCTGGCTTTGCTACCGGGCCGGGTGCTGGCTATCCGAATGGAAATTTCGCCCAAGGTGGCTATCCGCAACCGGGACCGTCGAGCGGTGCGATGGGCTTTACCGCGCCACCGCAACCACCGCCAA ATTCCAAGGAAGCGGAAGCAGCGCAAAGTGCATATTACGATCCCAACAGGCCCCAAACAGCATACGTTCCACCTCCGGCGTATTAC GAACCACCACCAAGCTACAGCTCACTCAACAAGAAGGAACAGTAA
- the LOC118503393 gene encoding uncharacterized protein LOC118503393 translates to MWKIFTHRNRYVATGASFAKRTFLSDAYQCREAWNARLSTPILEKINLDTLYYDLEQRFQQKQKISAIDIDIYANKLTDDTHIEEIADFLYKFRLTEETSNTLDSTHHAVVRNYLDHKCYGQLLEVLNNRIGYGVFLDDYSANLTLDQLIKEKKFRHAARVATLLALQEDFSNPITKALALYSCYRYAKAPDAEHFDDLTPVQQDATEAEGQKKKKKEEIKVRVKFLRNEFFDDHFDLTDSQLLLGKTFVELGRSYGGASTAIGANCELLGLAMYRKYDQAIGFAKENAGKELYEEVLQMIRSTLEKEANKEDEKYAAFCEVVDKIEAVMKLSKESFEKVILEQVNKSVGSLEKQQIETQAKLYSDWCNLRQQRLDEEFDRMQRAKRLKEIEQLAADMEKEEQKLWFFENEDKIDLQIDSKQVYYPKRWFGKKKKPRTVDVDYVPPEVRQRN, encoded by the exons atgtggaaaatcTTCACACACCGTAACCGGTACGTTGCGACCGGTGCTTCGTTCGCGAAGCGAACCTTCCTGTCCGACGCGTACCAGTGCCGGGAGGCTTGGAACGCTCGGTTGTCCACCCCGATACTGGAGAAGATAAACCTCGATACGCTGTACTACGATCTGGAGCAGCGGTTccagcagaagcaaaaaattTCCGCAATCGATATCGACATCTACGCCAACAAGCTAACGGACGACACGCACATCGAGGAAATAGCCGACTTTCTGTACAAATTTCGTCTGACAGAGGAAACATCGAACACACTCGACTCAACACACCATGCCGTGGTGCGGAACTATCTCGACCACAAGTGCTACGGGCAGCTGCTTGAGGTGCTGAACAATCGTATCGGGTACGGTGTGTTTTTGGACGATTACAGCGCCAACCTGACGCTCGACCAATTGATCAAGGAGAAAAAGTTTCGGCATGCGGCACGTGTCGCCACACTGCTAGCGCTGCAAGAGGATTTTTCTAATCCCATCACCAAAGCACTCGCGCTGTACAGCTGCTACCGGTATGCAAAGGCGCCGGATGCGGAGCATTTCGATGATCTAACGCCAGTGCAGCAGGATGCAACCGAGGCCGAAggccagaagaagaaaaagaaggaagaaatcaaAGTGAGGGTCAAGTTTTTGCGCAATGAATTTTTCGACGATCACTTTGATCTTACCGACAGTCAGCTGTTGCTCGGTAAAACATTCGTAGAGCTTGGTCGCAGCTACGGTGGTGCCAGCACCGCGATTGGTGCGAACTGTGAGCTGTTGGGATTGGCGATGTACAGAAAGTATGATCAGGCGATCGGATTCGCTAAGGAAAATGCGGGAAAGGAATTGTATGAGGAAGTTCTGCAAATGATCCGAAGCACGCTGGAGAAGGAAGCGAACAAGGAGGACGAAAAGTATGCGGCGTTTTGCGAGGTGGTTGACAAAATAGAGGCCGTCATGAAGCTCAGTAAGGAAAGCTTCGAAAAGGTAATCCTGGAGCAGGTGAACAAGAGCGTAGGTTCGTTGGAAAAACAGCAAATAGAGACCCAGGCAAAG CTCTATTCGGACTGGTGCAATCTGCGGCAGCAACGGCTCGATGAAGAATTTGACCGAATGCAGCGTGCGAAGCGGCTGAAGGAAATCGAACAGCTCGCCGCGGATATGGAGAAGGAAGAGCAGAAGCTGTGGTTCTTCGAAAACGAGGATAAGATCGATCTTCAGATCGATAGCAAACAGGTGTACTATCCCAAACGGTGGTTtggcaagaaaaagaagccaCGCACCGTCGATGTGGATTACGTTCCGCCGGAAGTTCGGCAGCGAAATTAA
- the LOC118503392 gene encoding coiled-coil domain-containing protein 22 homolog, whose translation MDDIDNIILHSLRQIDCDLDEDIQGLDQFTPSILVRTVTKCLLLIDPTLDLPHTLPSGMAQRFTVTARLAEACSAVGYRRDIGYQTFLYSNVAEVRRVFMFLIEQLPKDTTDNADPEAPFDRVTDLENRIVENMRQQLRGSWRTDPSPLDLRNSTLGWPNRGRANIPFVTQSDVTAEIKEYWLRRSGFWDEEKDEVDRKLPESAVNAQESLLKLQAYYAQHKSKSPLAEELDEHESPSSLDQLDALQQEIDKINTAIEETKREQRDLQTKRSIVGENAKTLESVTDKLKEEKKIKERTHILLENPEVNVAKLESIIVAAGEKMKKLQSQWETHRAPLMAQLQEHQVKNSDQVSKSQKVVDQIESARHKSEEVIVDLQTKSALHARLVQEYERMGKTVSRTAYTSRILEIVGNIRKQKTDIDKILHDTRSLQKEINSITGQLDRQFTVTDDLIFRNAKRDEYCKRAYILLVALHTECSELIALVQDTGTVKREVRELEDQIEHEKDRNVAANLTQIGQDLEEMQQESRRLEEAIRQLEMSATK comes from the exons ATGGATGATATAGACAATATTATTCTGCACTCGCTGCGTCAGATCGATTG cGATCTGGATGAAGATATACAGGGACTGGACCAGTTTACGCCTTCTATTTTAGTGCGAACCGTTACAAAATGTTTGCTACTAATCGATCCTACACTGGATCTGCCCCACACGCTTCCATCCGGAATGGCACAAAGGTTTACCGTAACGGCACGGCTAGCAGAAGCTTGTTCG GCCGTGGGATATCGGCGCGATATCGGCTATCAAACGTTTCTCTACTCGAATGTTGCCGAGGTGCGCcgtgtgtttatgtttctcATCGAGCAACTGCCCAAAGATACGACCGATAACGCCGATCCGGAAGCACCGTTCGATCGGGTGACGGATTTGGAAAACCGTATCGTGGAAAACATGAGGCAACAGTTGCGCGGCTCTTGGCGTACCGATCCGTCCCCGCTAGATCTCAGAAACTCGACACTGGGATGGCCTAACCGTGGTCGCGCTAACATTCCCTTCGTAACGCAAAGCGATGTTACGGCAG AAATTAAGGAATATTGGTTACGGCGTAGCGGATTTTGGGACGAGGAAAAGGATGAAGTTGATCGAAAGCTTCCCGAAAGTGCTGTTAACGCGCAGGAATCGCTTTTAAAGCTACAAGCGTACTACGCGCAACATAAATCGAAATCTCCTTTGGCCGAAGAACTGGACGAGCATGAATCGCCCAGCAGTTTAGACCAGCTTGATGCATTGCAGCAAGAAATTGACAAAATCAATACGGCCATCGAAGAGACCAAGCGCGAACAGCGAGATCTCCAAACGAAGCGGTCGATTGTTGGGGAGAATGCGAAAACGCTGGAAAGCGTTACGGACAAGCtgaaggaggaaaagaaaatcaaagaacGAACGCATATCCTGCTGGAGAATCCGGAGGTGAATGTGGCCAAACTGGAGTCTATCATTGTCGCTGCCGGGGAGAAGATGAAAAAGTTGCAAAGCCAATGGGAAACACATCGTGCGCCACTGATGGCACAGCTTCAGGAACATCAAGTCAAAAATTCGGACCAAGTT AGCAAATCTCAGAAAGTGGTTGATCAGATCGAATCCGCGCGTCACAAATCGGAGGAGGTCATTGTGGATCTGCAAACCAAGAGTGCCCTGCACGCGAGACTGGTGCAGGAGTACGAGCGAATGGGTAAAACGGTCAGCCGTACGGCGTACACGAGTCGCATTCTGGAAATTGTAGGCAATATTCGCAAGCAGAAGACGGACATCGACAAGATTCTGCACGATACGCGCAGCTTGCAAAAGGAAATCAACTCCATCACCGGTCAGCTCGATCGTCAGTTCACCGTAACGGATGATCTGATCTTTCGGAATGCCAAGCGGGACGAGTACTGCAAGCGTGCCTACATTTTGCTCGTAGCTCTGCACACCGAGTGTAGCGAGCTGATCGCGCTGGTACAGGACACTGGCACCGTGAAGCGGGAAGTACGCGAGCTGGAAGATCAAATTGAGCACGAGAAGGATCGGAATGTGGCAGCGAATCTGACCCAGATCGGGCAAGATTTGGAAGAGATGCAGCAGGAAAGCCGCCGGTTGGAGGAGGCCATACGCCAGCTGGAAATGTCCGCGACGAAGTAA